The Helicobacter jaachi DNA window TGCTGCTTTTCAGGGTGGCTTTGGCAGCTGGCTTATAGAGAAAAATCCGCAGCAAGAGGCTTTTATAGCCATTTATGAAGATGTGATTAGTGAGTTTCAGAATCTAAAAAGCACACATCACTATGCGGATTATAATGATTTGCTCCTTTTGTATAGAGAGGCTCTCCTAGCACTGCCAAAGCCACCATTTGCCGAAGTGCTATGCGATGAGTATCAAGATACTAATCCTTTGCAAGATTCTATCCTTAATGCGCTCAATGCGCCAAGTCTTTTTTGTGTGGGGGATTATGACCAAAGCATTTATGCCTTTAATGGCGCAGATATTAGCATTATTAGCAGTTTTAAGGAGAAATACCATGACGCGCGGGTGTTTAATTTAAGCAAAAATTACCGCTCAAGCAAATATATTTTGCAGCTTGCCAATAAGGTTATCGAAAAAAATGAGCGCATTTATCCCAAATCGCTAGAAGTGATTAAGCAAGGTGAATTTGCCCCGCCAAAGCTAGTGTGCTATGATGAATTATTTTTGCAATATCAGGGCATTGCTAAACGCATAGCCTTGAGCAACCTGCCCTATGAGGATACGGCAATTATTTTTCGCAATAATTCTAGTGCCGATGGCATTGAGGCTAGTCTAAGGGAGCTAAATATCCCCTCAAAGCGCAAAGGAAGTGTGAGCTTTTTTGACACCAAAGAAGTGAGCCTTTTGCTTGATATTTGTTCCCTCACACTTAATCCTCGCGATATGATGGCATATATCCATACTTTAAGCTATGGCAAGGGCATCGGTAATGGCATTGCAAAGGATATTTATGAGGCGTTATTCCGCTTAGGCGAGGGGGATTGCCATAGGGGTATGTTTGAGCCAAAAGCGAATATAAAAGCCTATGAGCAAAGGAGTAAAAACACGCAACTAGGGCTTTTTGATGATTTTTTTACATTAGAAAATCAAGCGCGCTTTGATGCGTTTGTAAGCCCAAAATTTGCCTCCCACCCCATTTTGCAGCACCCAAAATTGCATAAAGAGGGCGCGATATTTTTAAGTGATTTTTATGAAATGCTTAGCCACACACGCTCTGTGCGCACACCAAAGGCAATGAT harbors:
- a CDS encoding ATP-dependent helicase; protein product: MPLSNLNAEQAQAAHAPSGHNLIIASAGTGKTSTIVGRIAYLLKQGLEPKDILLLTFTNKASNEMIARVAKLFGEQLAKNIESGTFHAVAYRYLREHKQIHLKQPKELQMLFKSLYDKRVFSQDSIKAYSAQYLFQSYSLFVNAAFQGGFGSWLIEKNPQQEAFIAIYEDVISEFQNLKSTHHYADYNDLLLLYREALLALPKPPFAEVLCDEYQDTNPLQDSILNALNAPSLFCVGDYDQSIYAFNGADISIISSFKEKYHDARVFNLSKNYRSSKYILQLANKVIEKNERIYPKSLEVIKQGEFAPPKLVCYDELFLQYQGIAKRIALSNLPYEDTAIIFRNNSSADGIEASLRELNIPSKRKGSVSFFDTKEVSLLLDICSLTLNPRDMMAYIHTLSYGKGIGNGIAKDIYEALFRLGEGDCHRGMFEPKANIKAYEQRSKNTQLGLFDDFFTLENQARFDAFVSPKFASHPILQHPKLHKEGAIFLSDFYEMLSHTRSVRTPKAMIAYIMQAKFFTDIMHTLATTRAKLKDGNIDSARFEQALESIKRKANLLSDLAKNYNDLGKFLNAMILGSSEAVEGNGVHLLSVHAAKGLEFQNVYVVDLMEGRFPNRKLISKGGSLEEERRLFYVAITRAKENLTLSFAKKDALKNIDYAPSIFLYEGELLHKDSVL